The sequence TTAAGATAACTTTAATTCCTGACAATTACACGTCTGCAAATGATCCCTTTTGGATATCAAACATTAAGATGATGATATCTTTATTGGTCTgactctctccttcttccctcatttctttcttccttccttccttattTCCCTCCTTCAGTCCTTCAGGAAAGAAGTTCCGGAGTAAGCCTCAGTTGTCTCGTTACCTTGGAAACAAAGTGGATCTGGGATGTTTCGACTTCCGGACGGGGAAGATGATGCCCGGAAAACTGCAGAAGAGCAAACAGAGACTCCGACACGACCCGCTCAGCCTGGCCAAGGTAACCCTGATGAGTCCCTGTGGGGGAGGTGGCTGTGCTGTGGTTATGTTGCCAGATTAGCAGATTAACAGCGCTAGTCCTGCAACAGGTTGACAGTTCATCAAGTCAGTTGACAAGCACCACAGCGTGGGAGGTGCAGGGGAAGTCCTTACGCCCAACAGCTGAACTTTCTGTCTGTCCAATCTGTCATTGTTCATGCCACAGTACCAGGGCTGTACTCTCAAATCCAGTCTAGGATCTCTGACTGGTCTCGGTCttgtgggtgttttgactctgactTGCCTCGTAGGTGTTTCCACTTTGACCTGTCTCGATCttgtgggtgttttgactctaacttgtctcgatctcgtgggtgttttgactctaaCTTGTCTCGTTCTCGTGCTGACTCTGACTCGCCTCGATCttgtgggtgttttgactctaacttgtctcggtctcgtgggtgttttgactctaacttgtctcggtctcgtgggtgttttgactctaacttgtctcggtctcgtgggtgttttgactctaaCTTGTCTCGTTCTCGTGCTGACTCTGACTCGCCTCGATCttgtgggtgttttgactctgacCTGTCTcgtgggtgttttgactctaacttgtctcggtctcgtgggtgttttgactctaacttgtctcggtctcgtgggtgttttgactctaacttgtctcggtctcgtgggtgttttgactctaacttgtctcggtctcgtgggtgttttgactctgactcgCCTCGTTCTcgtgggtgttttgactctgacCTGTCTCTTAGGTGTTTCCACTTTGACCTGTCTCGATCttgtgggtgttttgactctgatCTGTCTTGTAggtgttttgactctgactTGCCTCGTTCTCGTGCTGACTCTGACTCGCCTCGGTCTcgtgggtgttttgactctgactcgCCTCGTTCTcgtgggtgttttgactctgacCTGTCTCGTAGGTGTTTCCACTTTGACCTGTCTCGATCttgtgggtgttttgactctgatCTGTCTTGTAggtgttttgactctgactTGCCTCGTTCTCGTGCTGACTCTGACTCGCCTCGGTCTcgtgggtgttttgactctgactcgCCTCGGTCTcgtgggtgttttgactctgactcgCCTCGGTCTCGTcggtgttttgactctgactTGTCTCGGTCTcgtgggtgttttgactctaacttgtctcggtcttgtgggtgttttgactctgacCTGTCTCGGTCTCGTCGGTGTTTTAACTTCAAAGATctcaatgaacacacacacacacacacacacacacacacacacacagtgacaaacATCAGGAACAACTGGTGCATATCtcctccaggtgtgtctgctCAGCAGTGGCGGTACATTGATttagttatacacacacatatatatatatatatatttatatacatatatctttttatatatttgtataaaatgCAATAAAGTGCAGCAGGATGCAAGATTAGTGGTGGACAGATGTACagatgcacactcactcacacacacggacaatCTCATTATTTCCTGGCTGGAATAATAACAAAGGAAGTAAGTAGGGACATCACggagtgaaggaaagaaagtaGGAAGAAAGAGGGTTTGAACACAGATCAGGCACAGATTTCCTGTTTATGGtcatcatgtgaccatcatgacCAATAGTAACCTTTCACAACCAGTGGAAAGTCCTGCTGGTGTCCCATTGTAGTATACTGAGGCTGCAGTGTTCATTACAACCACAATCGGAAAGTATTAAGTCCTCCAATACTAACTGATGCTACCCATAGTAGtgtaaaaaatgtgttcatcctctggggagcaggAAGAGAGCTTTTATTTGAACCGATTGTTTCAAAGTGGGAAAACGGTTCTCGCGGTCCAACAAGTTTCAGAGCAATGCTTTTTAGGAGTAATCACATTTGATAAACTTTGGTAAGCTATGAAACAATCCCAACCTGCTCGGAGCTGCCGGAGACGGTCAGACAAAGAACTTCTGTCAGAGGAGATACGTTTGGGGAGCGCAAATGAAAAAGAGCCTTCTGAAAGATTATTGACAGGCTCATTTGTTCGCTTTGCAAACGCtggattcttcttcttcaggtttGGTTTCATTTTCAGATTCCCAATCAGctcacttgtttcttttttgaagAGGAATTCCCAAAGCAGCGGAATGCACCTGTGCTGAATTCACCTGTGCTGAATTCACCTGTGCTGAATTCACCTGTGCTGTTGCTGCACATTGGCTTGAGGCCCGCGGTCGACGTGAACTCCTGGGCTCAGATGTCGTTCACTGACGTGATGATTCAATGTCCGTCTGCTCTTTGCCTGCTCGTTGTCACGTTCCACTTAAATCAAGCTGATGATTTTAGAGCAACTGGCTGAAGAGAACCTTTGAAAGTGAGAGGGGATCCAAAGATACGCGCTATTCACTACGTAGTGCTTATTCGAGTGTCTGAGAGTTCAGAGACGTACACGGCGCATTTAATACTTTTCCCAACGATGCAAAGTGAAAAGGTGGTGCTATTTTTTCAAAGCGTCATCATTAGTGCTACAGTGCAGCTGAATGTCGAAGGCTTCATGCACAGTTCTGTGTGGATCGGGGCGGTTTGGGAGATGAGTTTCTTTCCTAGAGCGAGGGAGAAGACGGATACCAGCAGACATTTAACAGCCTCAAAAGCATTTGATTATTTACACCCTACTGTCACGTGTATCCATGAGAAGGGCCCGCCTCATGTCTGTGCGTTACTGCTACAGTCCTTTTTATTCTAAAACCTAACTGACCTTTGTGAGTATGTTGTTGTAAATACAAGCGACCAACATTAACATCCTTCAACAGGGCAGAActaatgtcagtgtgtgtgtgtgtgtgtgtgtgtgagctggatTGACACGGTTTGTAactttctgctgctgctcgtcACACTCATTACTtgggagtacacacacacacgcacacgcacacacacacacatttcctgttgttgtctGTGAAACCTCAACTTGGAGTTTAcgctttaacacacacacgtaaacaagcacaagcacaaacacatatattaCAAGTTCATTATCACTCACagtacttttaatttgaaaggtAAAAACAGAGGAAGTAAGTAAGGAAGGAGGGGAcaaagaagggaaagaaagttGAAAGGAAGGGAGCAAAGAGCGAGGAAAGGAAGGTAATAAGGtagaaaggagagaaggggggggaaTGAGGGAGGGTAAGgaaagaggggaaaggaaaCATGTCACCAACACACAGACTCTGTCCCCGTCTCATCCAGGGAGGGAAACCGGACCTGAACACAGCCCTACCAATCAGACAGACGGCATCCATCTTTAAACAGCCCGTTACCAAGGTTACGAGTCACCCCGGCAACAAAGTGAAGGCAGACCTGCAGAGAGCTAGCGAGCAGCCCAGACAGGTGAgaggccgacacacacacacacacacacacacacacacacaaacactctggtGTCGCCGTGGTAATGCCTGAGGGCTGTTACACAAGAGAAGCTGGGGGTGAAGCAGGTTGTCATGGTGACTGgggccactagagggcgctgAGGTGTCATGGGAAAAGCAGCATGGCCCTCAGACAGTGTGTTCGGCAGAGGGAATGAAAGATGGTGGGATGAGAGTGTAcaataggagagagagaaaatggaaggaggaggaggaacacgtGAAAAGGGAGAGAGATCTCATCTGATCAGTTAttctttgatgtatttttttaattattcaagtACACTATATCGTGTTGTATCGTAGTTTTTTTAACAGTACAGTTAATATGTAGTAAAGCTGTTACTTTTGAAAGTATCTGGTGGAAATCCTTCCAACTCCAACTGCACCGGCAGATCAATGGAGCCCCATTCATATAGTTCTTTAGATTTGATttgtaatcaaaacaaaatatatggcTCTAACACCGCCGCTAGCTCCGATTAAACCATCTTATGAGACGCTTAGAGCCAACGTACCATGAGGAGGGATACGGAGGCTGTACGGGTCACATCAACTATGATGAGGGATACGGAGgctgtacgggtcaaaccaaccaTTATGAGGGTTACGGAGGCTGTACGGGTCACATCAACTATGATGAGGGATACGGAGGCTGTACGGGTCACATCAACTATGAGGAGGAATAAAGAGGCTGTACGGGTCACATCAACCATGAGGAGGGATAAAGAGgctgtacgggtcaaaccaaccaTGAGGAGGGATATGGAGGCTGTACGGGTCACATCAACCATGAGGAGGACTAAAGAGGCTGTACGGGTCACATCAACCATGAGGAGGGATACGGAGGCTGTACGGGTCACATCAACTATGAGGAGGAATAAAGAGGCTGTACGGGTCACATCAACCATGAGGAGGGATAAAGAGgctgtacgggtcaaaccaaccaTGAGGAGGGATATGGAGGCTGTACGGGTCACATCAACCATGAGGAGGACTAAAGAGGCTGTACGGGTCACATCAACCATGAGGAGGGATACGGAGGCTGTACGGGTCACATCAACTATGATGAGGGATACGGAGGCTGTACGGGTCACATCAACTATGAGGAGGAATAAAGAGGCTGTACGGGTCACATCAACCATGAGGAGGGATAAAGAGGCTGTACGGGTCACATCAACCATGAGGAGGGATAAAGAGGCTGTACGGGTCACATCAACCATGAGGAGGGATAAAGAGgctgtacgggtcaaaccaaccaTGAGGAGGGATATGGAGGCTGAACGGGTCACATCAACCATGAGGAGGGATATGGAGGCTGTACGGGTCACATCAACCATGAGGAGGACTAAAGAGGCTGTACGGGTCACATCAACTATGAGGAGGGATACGGAGGCTGTACGGGTCACATCAACCATGAGGAGGACTAAAGAGGCTGTACGGGTCACATCAACTATGAGGAGGGATACGGAGGCTGTACGGGTCACATCAACCATGAGGAGGGATACGGAGGCTGTACGGGTCACATCAACCATGAGGAGGACTAAAGAGGCTGTACGGGTCACATCAACTATGAGGAGGGATACGGAGGCTGTACGGGTCACATCAACCATGAGGAGGACTAAAGAGGCTGTACGGGTCACATCAACTATGAGGAGGGATACGGAGGCTGTACGGGTCACATCAACCATGAGGAGGGATACGGAGGCTGTACGGGTCACATCAACCATGAGGAGGGATACGGAGGCTGTACGGGTCACATCAACTATGAGGAGGGATAAAGAGGCTGTACGGGTCACATCAACTATGAGGAGGGATAAAGAGGCTGTACGGGTCACATCAACTATGAGGAGGGATACAGAGgctgtacgggtcaaaccaaccaTGAGGAGGGATACGGAGGCTGTACGGGTCACATCAACCATGAGGAGGGATACGGAGGCTGTACGGGTCACATCAACCATGAGGAGGGATACGGAGGCTGTACGGGTCACATCAACTATGAGGAGGGATACGGAGGCTGTATGAGGAGGGATACAGAGGCTGTACGGGTCACATCAACCATGAGGAGGGATAAAGAGGCTGTACGGGTCACATCAACTATGAGGAGGGATACGGAGGCTGTACGGGTCACATCAACCATGAGGAGGGATACGGAGGCTGTACGGGTCACATCAACCATGAGGAGGAATAAAGAGGCTGTACGGGTCACATCAACTATGAGGAGGGATACGGAGGCTGTACGGGTCACATCAACCATGAGGAGGGATACGGAGGCTGTACGGGTCACATCAACCATGAGGAGGAATAAAGAGgctgtacgggtcaaaccaactaTGAGGAGGGATACGGAGGCTGTACGGGTCACATCAACTATAGGAGGGATACGGAGGCTGTATGGGTTAAACCAACTCGGGACTTTGACACAGGAGGCCGCTGTTCATGTCCGGACTGAAACCAAGTtaacgttgacttattttatctttgtttgttaCGTAAGTTGTGTACTTCATCAAGCCTGTTAACAAAACTTATTTTATGTGAcatttatttgaacccaaaatatgatcttttcctaaacctaaccaagcaGTTTTGTTCACCTAAAACTAAGTAAGCCAATTATCATATAAAAACACGATGTATGCATTGAGCCCCTGACACGTCTCATACTAAAGGTAGAGGGGAACCTAAAGCGTCATAGTAAGGCCACACATGCAGACCCCAGCTGACCAATCACAGGGCTTGCTTATCCCACGTCTCCATTACTGTTGTATGTCAGCTCCACTGTCGAGTAACATCTGAGTTGTGGTCATTTCCTGGAATAATTGCGTATGGTTGTGTTGACTCTGGGGGGTCAGTAAGGGTGTTGTGGTTGTATTTGATTCATCCTTGCATCCTTCCCTTAAAACTGATCCACTGAAAAAACTTTCTatagctgcttcacagtaaaagcctTCAAGCGGTTCCCATTTGGGGAGAAAACACGTTTTTTAATGTGGAGCAGCGGGAGGAAGTGTTTGGTTGGCGTTAACAGAGTCTGAATGCGGCAGCAGACTCGCGGCACGGAGCCAATCAGAACACAGGGAAGAGATCCCCGTGGCAGATTCTCAattctgtctgctgtctgtctgcctgcagctGTTCTGGGAGAGGAGGTTGAAAGGCCTGCAGTCGTCAGATGTCACGGAGGAAGTCCTGCGGACCATGGACCTGCCCATAGGCCTGCAGGGTAAGTCTCCATCATGGGCCTGAACTTGACCCTGTGCTCCCGTCCCGACTTCTGACCTctgagttctctctctctctctctcactctgcaggCGTCGGTCCGGACTCCAGCGGCGACACCCTGCTGTCGGCCATTGCCAGCGCCCTGCACATGAGCTCCACTCCCATAACGGGAcagacggcggcggcggccgaGAAGAACCCGGCCATCTGGCTCAACACGTCCCAGCCGCTCTGCAGGGCCTTCACCGTCACCGACGAACAGATCCGGTGAGGGGCGCCGCCTTCATCCTGTCCCGGGCTAGTTCTCATTTCCTCtgttgtgcacacacagaaTGTGTTAGTTAGCTCCTCCCCACAAATCGAGCGACATGCAGAGCCGCTTTAGAACCAACGGGTTCTTCTTGGAGTCGCTCCAACCTGAGCACATGATGTACATATATGTAGAATCAGTCTGACTCACACTTTCAGGGGAGATTTAGGGACGTGCGCTCATGCCAGATATCCAGACCGAGACCTCCttttcttacttcctgttcactTGCTCCCTTAGCAACAAGTGCAAAATCACTGCCTCTTTTGCCTGCATTCAGTCACAGCCTGCTTGAATGAGATTGGTCGACACGACTCGGACTACGGACGGAAACCAGAGCACCTCCGCTACCAAGAGCTTGTCCCGTTGTGCTCAGGTTCTacatatgaatgcagaatctgCGTGGTTAAGTCATGGCACAGCCCTGACGCAATATTAAGATCCCCAATGTGGCAGCAACAGCAGTGTCCTATCTTGGTATCCGGAGTCCATACGGAACCGAACAGGAAGCCCGACCCTTTTGAAGGGCGGGTAGCAGCTGGACGGCCGTACAGTCCGGTGAACACATCTCTCAGGGTTTGAGCCCCACAGAGTGTTAACCTGGAGGGACATCCAGAAGACCGTTGTTGTTTCCTTTGCTCTTCCCTGTTTTATTGGGTGGTTGTTTTCCCCTCGTACGTTTTGTTCAGGGAGCTATCTGTGGCAATGCCTCCAATACCAGCAACGACTCAACGCTGACTCCTTCACAGAGATGACATTGAAGTTGAGCGGCTGACGGTGAGGCCGCTATCGCATTCTTTTACACACAGGATCATGGATGGTTAGGCAGTATTTGTGAGCAGTTTATGCATTTTTGTCATAGTTTTTTCCTGAAATATCTGGGACATTAACGGCTCTGATGCCCCCGAACACCATTACTGAGTGCTGTTTCGGTTTAAGAGCTATCAATGTTACATTTGGAAGTGTTCTGGT is a genomic window of Cyclopterus lumpus isolate fCycLum1 chromosome 12, fCycLum1.pri, whole genome shotgun sequence containing:
- the mbd2 gene encoding methyl-CpG-binding domain protein 2 isoform X2; the protein is MMEKKRSDCPALPPGWKKEEVIRKSGLSAGKSDVYYYSPPTLWKRDPKKEKTVSNDPSGKKFRSKPQLSRYLGNKVDLGCFDFRTGKMMPGKLQKSKQRLRHDPLSLAKGGKPDLNTALPIRQTASIFKQPVTKVTSHPGNKVKADLQRASEQPRQLFWERRLKGLQSSDVTEEVLRTMDLPIGLQGVGPDSSGDTLLSAIASALHMSSTPITGQTAAAAEKNPAIWLNTSQPLCRAFTVTDEQIREQELKVHQARRSLEDALMADGLARAAENTREQLEGETA
- the mbd2 gene encoding methyl-CpG-binding domain protein 2 isoform X3 translates to MMEKKRSDCPALPPGWKKEEVIRKSGLSAGKSDVYYYSPSGKKFRSKPQLSRYLGNKVDLGCFDFRTGKMMPGKLQKSKQRLRHDPLSLAKGGKPDLNTALPIRQTASIFKQPVTKVTSHPGNKVKADLQRASEQPRQLFWERRLKGLQSSDVTEEVLRTMDLPIGLQGVGPDSSGDTLLSAIASALHMSSTPITGQTAAAAEKNPAIWLNTSQPLCRAFTVTDEQIREQELKVHQARRSLEDALMADGLARAAENTREQLEEFLCSPTSGL
- the mbd2 gene encoding methyl-CpG-binding domain protein 2 isoform X4 yields the protein MMEKKRSDCPALPPGWKKEEVIRKSGLSAGKSDVYYYSPSGKKFRSKPQLSRYLGNKVDLGCFDFRTGKMMPGKLQKSKQRLRHDPLSLAKGGKPDLNTALPIRQTASIFKQPVTKVTSHPGNKVKADLQRASEQPRQLFWERRLKGLQSSDVTEEVLRTMDLPIGLQGVGPDSSGDTLLSAIASALHMSSTPITGQTAAAAEKNPAIWLNTSQPLCRAFTVTDEQIREQELKVHQARRSLEDALMADGLARAAENTREQLEGETA
- the mbd2 gene encoding methyl-CpG-binding domain protein 2 isoform X1; this encodes MMEKKRSDCPALPPGWKKEEVIRKSGLSAGKSDVYYYSPPTLWKRDPKKEKTVSNDPSGKKFRSKPQLSRYLGNKVDLGCFDFRTGKMMPGKLQKSKQRLRHDPLSLAKGGKPDLNTALPIRQTASIFKQPVTKVTSHPGNKVKADLQRASEQPRQLFWERRLKGLQSSDVTEEVLRTMDLPIGLQGVGPDSSGDTLLSAIASALHMSSTPITGQTAAAAEKNPAIWLNTSQPLCRAFTVTDEQIREQELKVHQARRSLEDALMADGLARAAENTREQLEEFLCSPTSGL